The proteins below are encoded in one region of Aequorivita iocasae:
- a CDS encoding beta-ketoacyl-ACP synthase III — MNTITAAITAVGSYVPDYVLSNKVLETMVDTNDDWITSRTGIKERRILKDKDKGTSYLAIQAAKDLLQKSNTDPAEIDMVIMATATPDMPVAATGVYVATQIGAVNAFSYDLVAACSSFLFGMSTAARYIESGKYKKVLLIGADKMSSIIDYTDRTTCIIFGDGGGAVLFEPNTEGLGVKDEYLRTDGVGRPFLKIDAGGSLLPASIETVTKKQHYVFQEGKTVFKFAVSNMADVCEKVMKNSNLSGEEVDWLVPHQANKRIIDAAASRMKLPDEKVMINIHKYGNTTSATLPLCLADYEKQLKKGDNLIFASFGGGFTWGAVYLKWAYDSK, encoded by the coding sequence ATGAATACTATCACGGCAGCTATTACCGCTGTAGGAAGTTACGTGCCAGATTACGTTTTATCAAACAAAGTGCTGGAAACAATGGTAGATACCAACGACGATTGGATTACCAGCAGAACCGGAATTAAGGAGCGAAGAATATTAAAGGATAAAGACAAAGGCACCTCTTATTTGGCCATACAGGCTGCAAAAGATCTTCTCCAAAAAAGCAATACCGATCCCGCTGAAATAGACATGGTTATCATGGCTACAGCAACACCAGATATGCCAGTGGCAGCCACGGGTGTTTACGTAGCTACGCAAATAGGTGCTGTAAATGCATTTTCTTATGATTTGGTCGCAGCCTGTTCCAGTTTTCTATTCGGAATGTCAACCGCAGCTCGATATATAGAATCTGGCAAATACAAAAAAGTTTTACTTATTGGCGCAGATAAAATGTCGTCAATTATTGATTATACCGATCGAACCACCTGTATCATTTTTGGTGATGGGGGCGGCGCGGTGTTGTTCGAACCAAATACTGAAGGTCTGGGAGTGAAAGATGAATATTTGCGGACAGACGGCGTAGGCAGGCCATTTTTAAAAATAGACGCGGGAGGTTCTTTACTACCGGCTTCCATTGAAACCGTTACCAAGAAGCAACATTATGTTTTTCAGGAAGGAAAGACTGTTTTCAAATTTGCCGTTTCAAACATGGCCGATGTTTGCGAGAAAGTCATGAAGAACAGCAATCTTTCAGGTGAAGAGGTAGATTGGTTGGTGCCACATCAAGCCAATAAACGAATTATAGATGCAGCTGCATCCAGAATGAAACTGCCAGATGAAAAAGTAATGATAAACATCCACAAATACGGCAACACAACTTCTGCAACCTTGCCGCTTTGCTTGGCCGATTATGAAAAACAACTCAAAAAAGGAGATAATTTGATCTTTGCTTCCTTCGGTGGAGGTTTTACTTGGGGTGCCGTTTATTTAAAATGGGCCTATGATTCAAAATAA
- the rpmF gene encoding 50S ribosomal protein L32: MAHPKRKISKTRRDKRRTHYKATAPTLATDPTTGESHLFHRAHWHEGKMYYRGQVVIDATEQVEA; the protein is encoded by the coding sequence ATGGCACATCCTAAGAGAAAAATCTCGAAAACAAGAAGAGATAAGAGAAGAACGCATTACAAAGCTACTGCCCCTACACTTGCAACAGACCCAACAACTGGTGAGTCGCACCTTTTCCACAGAGCACACTGGCACGAAGGAAAAATGTACTACCGTGGACAAGTTGTAATTGATGCAACTGAGCAAGTAGAGGCTTAA